A stretch of DNA from Aspergillus flavus chromosome 3, complete sequence:
TGCCAAAGCGTCGGACGAGGAGGTCCAGATGGCATCCAACAATCTCCAGGTGGCCTTAGTCTACTTAGTCCTTCCGCGTCTGTGGGCTTAAAGCCACCGTGGCTGACACTGCAAACCATGCAAACATGCGGCATGCATCATCACCGTTTTGAGATCGTAAATATATGGTTGACTGATACTTCTTTCTACTCACTTGGtttgcctcttttttctgACTAGATATTCTCTATTCCAATCATCGTGCCCTGCCATACATTGTTCCACCATGCAAGTTGAAGTCAACCCCAACGAAGATACAGAATGGTCCGCCTCTGCGTCCCCACCATATTCCCACCCCATACAATCTTAATACTCACCCCGCCGCAGGAACGATATTCTCCGCAAACACGGAGTTATCCCGGAGAAGCCTCAGGACCCTGAACCTCTCATTCAAGAGGCCCTTGTTGAGGCAGAGCGCAAAGCCTACGAGAACCGACTAGAAGATAAAGATTTGGACGAACTAGATGAGCtcgaggacgaagaggatgaagagttCCTTGAACAATATCGGTATGGCGCCGCCGACGTTTGCGGGCTTCATTTGGGCCAAATCCGATCGCTAATAATAAATGCAGAAAGCAACGTCTTGCAGAGCTCTCTACGCTCCAGAAAACCAGTCTATACAACCAAGTTTACCCTCTTCAGAAGGTCGACTATGGAAGAGAGGTGACTGAGGCATCCAATAACGCCTTTGTACTTGTGCATCTGTCCTCGTCTTCGAGTGGCAATGTTGAGTCGCAGCGCTTGACGGA
This window harbors:
- a CDS encoding phosducin-like protein (Phosducin family protein) — protein: MQVEVNPNEDTEWNDILRKHGVIPEKPQDPEPLIQEALVEAERKAYENRLEDKDLDELDELEDEEDEEFLEQYRKQRLAELSTLQKTSLYNQVYPLQKVDYGREVTEASNNAFVLVHLSSSSSGNVESQRLTELWRQLATKFGDIKFCEIRGNMCIEGYPERNTPTILVYKDGEIRRQLVTLRELKGPRTTIEDLERMLLDLGALKESDVRLKKRSDDSDDVRPSKIKQSRVDDDDDDWD